A single genomic interval of Coregonus clupeaformis isolate EN_2021a chromosome 36, ASM2061545v1, whole genome shotgun sequence harbors:
- the LOC121552495 gene encoding paired box protein Pax-1 — protein MDQTYGEVNQLGGVFVNGRPLPNSIRIRIVELAQLGIRPCDISRQLRVSHGCVSKILARYNETGSILPGAIGGSKPRVTTPNVVKSIRDYKQGDPGIFAWEIRDRLLADAVCDKYNVPSVSSISRILRNKIGNLTQPGQYENSKPTPPQLSYNHMYPYSYPSTMSPTGTKMVSGPGVPVTAGHVSLSRHGWPSVHTVSNILGIRAFMDPSAIAGAEGYQSKMEEWASVNRATFSSAHGVNGIEKSSLEADIKYHQSSSNLSSYVPACAYSPPNQYGVYGGPAANYMTTGHHWQSQSASLAHPNSGAMMQGGDLHTAMSFKQSSREGDRKPHSPLSKHQHEALNIHGLTLPTSA, from the exons ATGG ATCAAACATATGGAGAAGTAAACCAGCTTGGCGGGGTATTTGTCAACGGGCGACCACTTCCAAATTCGATTCGGATCAGAATCGTGGAATTAGCTCAACTTGGAATACGACCCTGTGACATCAGTAGACAGCTTCGAGTCTCTCATGGCTGCGTGAGCAAGATACTAGCGAGATATAACGAGACTGGTTCGATATTGCCCGGTGCCATAGGAGGAAGTAAACCCCGGGTCACAACACCCAATGTGGTGAAAAGCATAAGGGATTACAAACAAGGAGACCCTGGAATATTTGCTTGGGAGATCAGGGACAGGCTTCTTGCAGACGCAGTTTGTGATAAATATAATGTTCCTTCGGTTAGCTCCATAAGCCGCATTTtacgcaacaaaataggaaatctTACTCAGCCGGGCCAGTATGAGAACAGCAAGCCAACCCCTCCTCAACTATCCTACAACCACATGTACCCGTACTCATACCCCAGTACAATGTCACCCACTGGGACTAAAATGGTCAGCGGTCCGGGTGTACCCGTTACAGCGGGCCATGTCAGCCTCTCCCGCCATGGATGGCCTTCGGTGCACACAGTCAGCAACATTTTGGGCATTCGAGCCTTCATGGACCCCTCAG CCATTGCTGGAGCGGAGGGGTACCAATCAAAAATGGAGGAGTGGGCGAGCGTAAACAGAGCGACGTTTTCCTCTGCCCATGGCGTCAACGGAATAGAGAAATCCTCCCTAGAGGCAGACATTAAGTATCATCAG TCTTCTTCAAACCTATCTAGTTATGTACCTGCTTGTGCCTACTCTCCCCCAAACCAATATGGGGTGTATGGTGGGCCAGCAGCTAACTACATGACAACTGGACACCACTGGCAGTCTCAGAGCGCAAGCCTTGCCCACCCCAACAGCGGAGCAATGATGCAAGGTGGAGACCTCCACACCGCAATGTCTTTCAAACAGTCATCACGAGAAG GAGACAGAAAACCTCACAGTCCCTTGAGCAAGCACCAGCACGAGGCGTTGAACATACACGGACTCACACTCCCGACCTCAGCTTAA